agcataaTTTCACTGCAACTTGAAGAAATAtaagaattttctttttacatGTTTCtacaaaaaatcataattcaaaaaatgttttttttaccgTTTATCTTACCTAGATACTTGACAAATTGTGTACCTTTTACCGAACCTAGGTACTTATTTTCTCAAATACCTTGTACCTTACGTAGACCCAAAAACTAGTACCTTTCCAACGCTGAATATCTGTGgcttaataataatgttaatatGTACATAGTATTTGGAAATTGCACCCATGGACATTCTGCCTTATTAAGTTTTCTGGTTTCAGATCTTCGTAAATTGTGTatgaattttcaataaaaggaatgaacaattttaaaattggttaaaatcgatttctttaattagttttgttgGCGACCCGTAAAACCCTTGTATCCcctcaataaaattattttgaactgTATACTATATTCATAGTAATCTATCAATTTGATACCTTTTCATACTCAGTTGTTACTATTTTAGTTCTTCTATTTTGAAACCGAGATTTCTGTCACTTGTTTAGTCACCTAACTTATTTAACTCTACCCCAAAGTGTTTGCTGCATTCTCATCTCGTTGTCTCCTCGTCAATTGCTATACAATTGGCtaaacaatttcaaagtgCTAAGATTTCTTGATTAATCCCAAATTGCCAGTCGTGTATCCCAATTGAGAGGATATTGTAATGACCCTGATGCAAACCGTGTCAACTGGAGTCAGATCTGTCTAAATCATTGATAACCGTCGGCTTGCATAAGGCCCGCCCTTGCACCCACTCAAGACGttgtttcatttgttttcattattcgatcgtttatgtaaatttattaGTTTGACACGTTTCCCAGCCACAAGGCTCTGATTAATTGAGCTGCATTCTTCTAGGAATTGTTGCTGTTTATCTcatgttgtttgttgtttctcGCACATTTGCGCATAATGGTAAAAAGTGTCAGTGCTAAATGAGTGCTAATAGCAAACGATAGCTTCTTATTGCCCTGCAATGTTTGAGTTTCGTTTGTTGGGATTAACGGCATCAAGCTCGCGCTTCCGCTCTTTTTTCTCGAAAAGAGttctgaaaaacatttcgaaataTATCCAACACTGAACAACATCCGTCCGGCTTCGTGTCAAAAGTAACACCCCCGGAGGTCAAAGGGGTGCGCATAAATCACAAAAGCCCAGCTGCCTGACTTGACTCGTTTTGGGGTTGTAAATGTCTGCTTTGTGCGAAAGCTCAGTCGTCGATCGCTGGTCGCCCGGTGTGGAGGAATCGCTACTGTTTAACCCCTTGGAATCATCTGTGCATCAGCAGAAACTAGTTTCACAGTTGGACTTTACGAGCATTTAGAAAACTTGACGTTCTTTTCACCTCttctgtaaataaataattaatgtgGATTTCTTCAGTTGATAAATAAACCATTGTGTCTTATGcctatttaaatgtaatgtattgtaatgtatgtatattttatttttcaggaAACCCTTTTTTAGCTGACCGGATATCTTAGAGGCAGAGCATCGGCTTGGGCGACGCATCGAAAGTGCGAGAGGCGGGTTTCCAGCAGGACCCAGGGTTGTCCAGACCCTAAGCTTATCCAAGGAGCGCAACCATGACGCGACCCAAGCAGGATGGCAACAAGTTTAAGTCCTTCATGCAGGAGAACGTGCTCACCATGGCCACCGTTATCGGTGTGTTTGTGGGAGGACTCATCGGCTTTATCATCAAAAACAGCACGGGCGAGTGGTCTAAGAGGGAGATCATGTACATATCCTTTCCCGGCGAGATTTTCTTGCGGTAAGTGATGAAgatataaagaaaatttgaaaatatatgaaaataattataaagtaTTCTCTTTGCTAAATAGCTATACAACACTGTGAgcatgaaatttaataaataaaatacttttacagAATGCTGAAATGTTTGATTGTCCCGCTTTTGGTGTCGTCAATCACCAGCGCTATTGGTGGCCTCGATCTAAGCATGTCCAGCAAGATTGCTACCAGGTAAGTCACTAAAGTCAGATCCTAAGccttaatttaataacaacaacaaaactcTTAACCCCTTTAGAGCCATTACATACTACTTTGTGACCACCATTTCGGCCGTCATTCTGGGCATTTGTCTGGTGACCACACTGCGTCCCGGCCAGGGAGCCAAGATCGTGGAGACCCAGACGGAGAGCATCGACAAGGCCTCCAAGGTGCTCACCCCAGACACGCTGATGGATCTAGTGCGGTATGTGGGGATCTGCCGATCACCGATAACCGAACCCCCAATCTgaatcattttatttctttcaatAGAAACATGTTCACGGACAACATCATTCAGTCCACCATGTTCCAGGTGAGTCTCTCATCTAAGGCGCATCGTTCATACGCACTGTTGAACGGCGATTTAAGGGTACCCAGCAACGGTAGCAATTATTCAATTCTTTGCGGCTTAGCGTGAATTTGATTGAAACAAAGCGCGACACATAATCAAAACTGACATGATAGGGATACCacaatttcaattacaaaCCAGATTCAAGTAGGGGGATTTTCACACAAGTATTCGCGGTGTGAGTGAGTGTCAGtgcttaaatttcaattatagCATGTACGGCGAGAGGGACAGACTGCGAATCTAAggagagagagtgagaggGAATCGGTCATATCAACACGGTTTAGGAGGCCCCAGACGCAAATTGAATCAAAGTACTTGGCTCGGGTTGTAGCAGATATGTGGACATTGTACCTCCATAATTATATGCACATACGTGTGTCTGCTGATGTAGGTTGGCAACCAAATGAATATTCATGCGCCCAATTAGATTATTGTCGACTCAATGAAGGACAATAACAGACAAAACTAATGTTCCCTTATCCAGATTAAAAAGTGGAATTCAAAGTGGCTGCTGTATCGATAGATAGCTTGCTTGGGGTTTATAGATCAATAAAATTATCCGTTTACGATTTTGTAGGCTTATTCATGTTTGTGATGATCataatatatcatttaaatgcattttactcggtgtgtttttttttacttcaaAATTATTATCTACATCTGTTCCATTTTAGCACCGCACTGAGATCTATGAGAACACCAGCATTAGCCCTGCACGTAAGTTCTTTTGACCATCCAAAACTCGTTAAGAATCTTATGCCTTGCCTACCTATATAGAACCCATGGAAAACTGGGAGTTCAAGTCGGCTCAACGAGAGGGCTCCAATGTCCTGGGCCTTGTGATGTTCAGTGTGATCCTTGGAACCACCATCGGAAGAATGCGGGAGAAGGGACAACTGTTGCAGGATTTCTTCACCACCCTGAGTGAAGCAATGATGACCATCACCTCATGGGTTATTTGGTAAGTGAAGCCTGAGTTGCAGGAAGTTCAAAATCTTACACACAAATGTTTAGGATTTCCCCACTGGGCGTGGCTTTCTTAATAGCCGCTAAGATCATTGAAATGGACTCCATAGCGGCGACAATACAATCCTTGGGATGGTATTTCATAACGGTCATGATAGGGCTATTTCTGCATGGTTTCGGTAAGTACTCAAAAACGAAGTAAGAACAGCgaagtttttaaaacttttaaaatgtgattgacaattttttatgtcttttaaagtattgtgtttttttggttgAAATGGTAAATTGTTAGTTGCTGTGCACGTgtacaaaaaatgtagttaattaaatattttgtactcaattaaaatatttttgctttgattttcgTCCATTGcggtatttatttttttttaatttttcatttgactatttttggaatttattttagtatctgaaaattttgatataaatttaaaccatattcaacatttattaaagtatttataataattttgttttatattatttttttatagaaagcattgtatttaaaatgctgatttattatttaatttaaatatttagtatacaattttgaatttaaaagtcagatatttatttttactacgccattttttgtcagtgtgggaattttctttttgaaatttgagTATCATACATTGATCATAGCATTAGGGCTCGGAATGTTTCAAAAGATCTCCAAAggacaatttaatttgatcaATAATAccataatataaaataaatggataTTTCTTCATTTAGGCACCATTGCTGTGATCTTCTTCTTGGGTACTCGCCGCCTTCCGTACCGCTACATCGCCAAGCTGAGTCAGGTGCTGGCCACGGCTTTCGGAACTGGATCCAGCTCGGCCACCATGCCACTGACCATCAAGTGCCTGGACAACATGGGCATCGACCCGCGGGTCACTCGCTTCGTCATCCCCGTGGGCGCCACCATAAACATGGACGGAACGGCTCTCTACGAGGCTGTGGCGGCGCTGTTCATCGCCCAGTACCGTGAGATGAGCTACTCCTTCGGCACCATCGTGGCCGTCAGCATAACGGCCACGGCAGCCTCGATCGGAGCTGCAGGAATCCCGCAGGCCGGACTCGTCACCATGGTCATGGTGCTGGACACTGTGGGCTTGGAGCCGAAGGATGTGTCCCTCATCATAGCTGTCGACTGGTTACTGTAAGCAAAGCAGCTGCAAACACAGAGGTTATTATCTGAGATAAAtggtaatttattttcagGGACCGCTTCCGCACCACCATCAATGTGATGTGCGATGCCCTGGGCACTATTTTGGTTAATCATCTGTCGAAGAACGATCTGGCCAGCGTGGACAGGGTGAGTGAAAACACCTTACCACTGAAGTAACTAACTTCTTTAAAGTTCAATTTCAAGAGATGTGTTGGATTttcttaattgttttaaatacttttataaagCTAACTGCTCCCATTTTTTTCTCCAGCTGAATGCCGAGCCCCATGA
This genomic stretch from Drosophila gunungcola strain Sukarami unplaced genomic scaffold, Dgunungcola_SK_2 000001F, whole genome shotgun sequence harbors:
- the LOC128262329 gene encoding excitatory amino acid transporter 1, giving the protein MTRPKQDGNKFKSFMQENVLTMATVIGVFVGGLIGFIIKNSTGEWSKREIMYISFPGEIFLRMLKCLIVPLLVSSITSAIGGLDLSMSSKIATRAITYYFVTTISAVILGICLVTTLRPGQGAKIVETQTESIDKASKVLTPDTLMDLVRNMFTDNIIQSTMFQHRTEIYENTSISPAQPMENWEFKSAQREGSNVLGLVMFSVILGTTIGRMREKGQLLQDFFTTLSEAMMTITSWVIWISPLGVAFLIAAKIIEMDSIAATIQSLGWYFITVMIGLFLHGFGTIAVIFFLGTRRLPYRYIAKLSQVLATAFGTGSSSATMPLTIKCLDNMGIDPRVTRFVIPVGATINMDGTALYEAVAALFIAQYREMSYSFGTIVAVSITATAASIGAAGIPQAGLVTMVMVLDTVGLEPKDVSLIIAVDWLLDRFRTTINVMCDALGTILVNHLSKNDLASVDRLNAEPHELLELGPNGHEMKE